One Candidatus Woesearchaeota archaeon genomic region harbors:
- a CDS encoding radical SAM protein → MKVLLVYPPFCTPTMLPYSISYLKNFLYNNLDVDVKCLDLNAKFHYLRFPALHNAIVELRQKKSYTPEALQQYAMVLETIEKEAADIYYANNKAVLAGQQPEFLQELMSFIVDEKPDLVAFSLVYSSQCFYTKAILDELKKHGIATLVGGPAVNSKIKALCQFMANEVEMVESIAKEHPALKKYDDQKGNNNKNEHPYHCDTIPDFSDYLLEEYFLLEKMVPIKTCSTCFYKQCTFCTHFADVPYLEYNVDNIRKTIVQSGAKYIFFVDDMIAKNRLLELAAMLKPLGVKWWCQLRPTKDLLEVFPELYASGLHTVSWGVESGNQRILDLMKKGTHVEIAANVLQKSHDAGIRNATYIMFGFPTETKEEFLDTITFLKQNQNVIDLVTTSIFGLQKGGKVYANPDAYGISEVVEKERTVLDKSITYITTTGMQREDARTMRRKYMKTIKNIDKLPRILNYFKEQVLLW, encoded by the coding sequence ATGAAAGTTCTCCTTGTGTATCCTCCATTTTGCACCCCTACCATGCTGCCGTATTCTATTTCCTACTTGAAGAATTTCTTATACAATAATTTAGATGTGGATGTGAAATGTCTCGATCTTAACGCAAAATTTCATTATTTACGCTTTCCTGCGTTGCACAACGCAATTGTAGAACTTCGTCAGAAAAAGTCGTATACTCCTGAGGCCCTGCAACAGTACGCAATGGTTCTTGAAACTATAGAAAAAGAGGCAGCAGATATTTATTACGCGAACAACAAAGCAGTTCTTGCTGGACAGCAACCTGAGTTTTTGCAAGAACTTATGTCCTTTATTGTTGACGAGAAACCTGACCTTGTCGCGTTTAGTTTAGTTTATAGTAGCCAATGCTTCTACACAAAAGCGATTCTTGATGAGCTTAAGAAGCATGGAATCGCTACTCTCGTTGGCGGTCCTGCGGTGAACTCCAAAATAAAAGCGCTTTGTCAATTTATGGCAAACGAAGTGGAAATGGTTGAATCCATTGCGAAAGAACATCCTGCGTTGAAGAAGTATGATGATCAGAAAGGAAATAATAATAAGAATGAACATCCGTATCATTGCGACACTATTCCTGATTTTTCTGATTATCTTCTTGAAGAATATTTCTTGCTGGAAAAAATGGTTCCCATCAAAACCTGCAGTACTTGTTTTTACAAACAATGCACGTTCTGCACGCATTTCGCTGATGTTCCTTACTTAGAGTATAATGTGGATAACATTCGCAAAACTATTGTTCAGAGCGGCGCGAAGTATATTTTTTTCGTCGATGACATGATCGCGAAAAATAGATTGCTCGAACTTGCGGCAATGCTCAAGCCGCTTGGGGTAAAATGGTGGTGTCAACTTCGTCCGACAAAAGATCTTCTCGAAGTATTTCCTGAGTTATACGCGTCTGGTTTGCATACTGTCTCCTGGGGGGTTGAATCCGGCAATCAACGTATTCTCGATCTTATGAAAAAAGGAACACATGTGGAGATTGCGGCAAACGTTCTTCAAAAAAGCCACGACGCGGGGATTCGAAACGCGACCTATATTATGTTTGGATTTCCAACAGAAACAAAAGAAGAATTTCTTGACACGATCACTTTCCTTAAACAGAATCAAAACGTTATTGATCTTGTCACGACGAGTATTTTTGGATTACAGAAAGGTGGGAAAGTATACGCGAACCCTGACGCGTATGGCATTTCCGAAGTTGTGGAGAAAGAGAGGACTGTTCTTGACAAAAGTATTACCTATATCACGACAACAGGCATGCAGCGGGAAGACGCGCGAACGATGCGCAGAAAATACATGAAGACCATTAAGAACATTGACAAATTACCTCGAATTCTGAATTATTTCAAAGAACAAGTTTTGTTGTGGTAG